In Nymphaea colorata isolate Beijing-Zhang1983 chromosome 3, ASM883128v2, whole genome shotgun sequence, a genomic segment contains:
- the LOC116251135 gene encoding uncharacterized protein LOC116251135, whose translation MMESFSSISSSSFANSLGSNGDVRSRNLREANMLKTDLMAVGTKSDGSVGVLEVYIHQARDIHNICIYHNQDVYAKFCLTSNPDLTVSSRIINGGGRNPVFNDKLHLNVQQIDASLKCEIWMLSRAKDYLEDQLLGFALVPISAVAAANGGSLSQEFSLSSTDLFHSPAGFVQLSLSYRGYAPEVMMMGTSGSIPHSVVADESLPDSEPNDPISSEYSKIEFPDLQIAKENERMVSEYFVMQQSHLDSECSDSFPNSSNENQIDSDIGSQVVDSVSSNPDSESIHDHPSPRSNLTNNAQTQEHASLLKGAEKSGEIVNGESKSPGGLPTTALVEPLIKINVPEQPVMQQHYVDMYMKSMQEFTESLAKMKLPMDIENGGESTQGPKADEGKKLEASKSTGSRVFYGSRAFF comes from the coding sequence ATGATGGAGTCTTTCTCGTCAATCTCTTCCTCATCATTCGCAAACTCGCTCGGTTCTAACGGGGACGTTCGCTCAAGGAACTTAAGAGAAGCCAACATGCTGAAGACTGATCTGATGGCCGTGGGAACGAAGAGTGATGGTTCCGTTGGCGTTCTTGAGGTCTACATCCACCAGGCAAGAGATATACACAACATCTGTATCTACCACAATCAGGATGTTTACGCGAAATTCTGTCTCACCTCCAACCCAGATTTGACAGTCTCAAGTCGAATTATCAATGGTGGGGGGAGGAACCCAGTTTTCAATGACAAGCTGCACCTCAATGTCCAGCAGATTGATGCGTCCCTGAAATGCGAGATTTGGATGTTAAGCAGAGCAAAGGATTATTTGGAAGACCAATTGCTTGGATTCGCACTCGTCCCAATTTCTGCTGTGGCAGCTGCAAATGGTGGCAGTCTGAGCCAGGAGTTCTCACTTTCTTCAACTGATCTTTTCCATTCTCCGGCAGGTTTTGTCCAGCTCTCCCTTTCATACAGGGGATATGCGCCGGAAGTTATGATGATGGGCACTTCTGGCTCCATCCCACACTCTGTTGTAGCTGATGAATCCTTACCTGATTCAGAACCCAATGATCCAATTTCCAGTGAGTACAGCAAGATAGAGTTCCCTGACTTGCAGATTGCTAAGGAGAATGAGCGGATGGTATCTGAATATTTCGTTATGCAACAGAGTCATTTGGATTCAGAGTGCTCAGACAGCTTTCCCAATTCAAGCAACGAGAATCAAATCGACTCCGACATTGGAAGCCAGGTTGTAGACAGCGTCTCTAGCAACCCTGATTCTGAGAGTATTCATGACCATCCTTCTCCCCGGAGTAACCTGACAAACAATGCACAGACCCAAGAACATGCTTCTCTGCTTAAAGGTGCAGAAAAGAGCGGTGAAATTGTCAATGGGGAGAGTAAATCTCCAGGTGGATTACCCACCACTGCCTTAGTGGAGCCGTTGATCAAAATAAATGTGCCAGAGCAACCGGTCATGCAGCAGCACTATGTTGACATGTATATGAAGAGCATGCAAGAATTCACAGAGTCCCTTGCAAAGATGAAGCTCCCCATGGATATTGAAAATGGAGGAGAAAGTACACAAGGTCCTAAAGCAGATGAAGGCAAGAAATTGGAGGCCTCCAAGAGTACAGGATCACGAGTCTTTTATGGGAGTAGAGCTTTCTTCTAA